One Microbacter margulisiae genomic window carries:
- a CDS encoding IS4 family transposase: protein MHKEKFVFAQLVEFLNADKFRHIVDKHQGNRYIKSFTCWNQLLVLMFGQLCNRRSLRDLAMAIGAHRGKGYHLGFGSDVKLSNLSKANTNRDYRIFEEFAYYMVGKAQSKRMDNIFKLGGKVYAFDSTTIDLCMNIYQWARFRKTKGGVKIHTLFDLETQIPMFFHITPAAVNDVNAMDVIPYEPGSFYVFDRGYNDFKRLFRINEIRSLFVVRAKNNLQCKAVRWKRRMPKNILSDSVVTFTGYMSERHYPKPIRRIVFYDEEQDRVFTFLTNAFSLDALQVVLLYKNRWQIELFFKWMKQHLNIQKFWGVTENAVRIQIYSAITAYCLVAIVHHDLKMECSIYEMLQILSMSLTDKANINDLLNKSNFNNFNERCGSSEPSLFAF, encoded by the coding sequence ATGCATAAAGAGAAGTTCGTTTTCGCCCAATTAGTCGAGTTTCTTAATGCCGATAAATTCAGGCACATTGTAGACAAGCACCAAGGAAACCGCTATATCAAGTCTTTTACCTGTTGGAATCAGCTGCTTGTTCTCATGTTCGGACAACTTTGCAACAGAAGGAGTCTGAGAGATTTGGCGATGGCTATCGGTGCGCATAGGGGTAAAGGATATCATCTGGGTTTTGGCAGTGATGTCAAGCTAAGCAATCTTTCCAAGGCAAATACCAATCGGGACTATCGCATTTTTGAAGAGTTTGCCTATTACATGGTTGGCAAAGCTCAATCAAAACGTATGGACAACATCTTCAAGCTTGGAGGTAAAGTCTATGCCTTTGATTCAACGACCATTGACTTATGTATGAACATTTATCAATGGGCTCGTTTCAGAAAGACAAAAGGTGGAGTTAAAATCCATACCCTGTTTGACCTGGAAACTCAGATCCCAATGTTCTTCCATATCACTCCTGCTGCGGTAAATGACGTAAACGCGATGGATGTGATTCCCTATGAACCAGGATCTTTTTATGTGTTTGACCGCGGGTACAACGATTTCAAACGATTGTTTAGAATCAACGAAATCAGGTCATTATTTGTGGTCAGAGCCAAGAACAATCTACAGTGCAAGGCAGTCAGATGGAAGAGAAGGATGCCGAAAAACATCCTCTCAGATTCCGTGGTGACATTCACTGGTTACATGAGCGAAAGGCATTATCCGAAGCCCATACGAAGAATTGTCTTCTACGACGAAGAGCAAGACCGAGTGTTTACATTCCTAACCAATGCTTTTAGTCTTGATGCTTTGCAAGTCGTGCTGCTTTACAAGAACAGATGGCAGATCGAGCTGTTTTTCAAGTGGATGAAGCAACACCTCAATATCCAAAAGTTTTGGGGCGTAACTGAGAATGCTGTCAGGATCCAGATTTACTCGGCTATTACCGCCTACTGCTTGGTAGCTATTGTGCATCATGACTTGAAGATGGAATGCTCCATCTACGAAATGCTTCAGATTCTCAGCATGTCACTAACGGACAAAGCCAACATAAATGATTTGCTCAACAAATCTAACTTCAACAATTTCAATGAACGATGCGGTTCAAGTGAACCAAGTTTATTTGCTTTTTAA
- a CDS encoding RagB/SusD family nutrient uptake outer membrane protein has product MNNKILYLFLSLAMLLVTSCSDKFLENMKSYNNYDASLFTNQTETGWFLDNIYYNYFSGYNSPIKTVVGLYSNDQTYMTEEIGGTINNLINPTMTLNTAASCSTYFGSALTSSVNNNPYTRIRNCNFLIDTINYMGSNLPETFRQEVRGQAFFLRALQYFDLVRTYGGVPLVLHLISPSATNTSIRYPRATTSECVTQIVNDLDSAANLLPTSWSSSTDYGRFTKGAALAEISRVLLTYASPLFNTDWDNTSDSRWQAALAAGLAAEKECSADGYGLYGSSAKDWANMFVSSAGYKKEGIIVFQCSSSSTPSAEINNQWENSIRLKSQGGSGGIAVPKEMIDLFPMANGTRPTVADGYNDSLFFLNRDPRFYRTFAFSGCKWANKANANSVVWAYRYVNSKGAYTYHGNNQLKSPCFVRKMSDPSADSTAFSYSGTPIMEYRYAELILNIAECYAATGDLSDCLTYLERIRARVGIPSANNYGLGTFTDKYQAIAACLYERQVELAYEGKRFWDIQRWMLFNDDASSGNNTCAKLGLTPLDQTTRVGDYWQAKTVSNTDPVASAINTISIDPDASNFTQELNSLATLYNTYFVRVAASPAMDTYNNQTLTQFGWQQNYYIQGLPTTVLTNNPWLLQTKGWYDAYGSQGTFDYQQ; this is encoded by the coding sequence ATGAATAATAAAATATTATATTTGTTCTTATCCCTGGCTATGTTACTGGTAACTAGCTGTAGTGATAAGTTTTTGGAAAACATGAAAAGTTACAATAATTATGATGCTTCCTTATTCACCAATCAAACCGAAACGGGCTGGTTTCTGGATAATATCTATTATAACTATTTCAGTGGATATAACTCCCCTATTAAAACAGTAGTCGGACTTTATAGCAATGATCAAACTTATATGACAGAGGAAATTGGAGGGACAATCAATAATCTGATTAACCCGACAATGACGCTTAATACTGCTGCATCCTGTTCAACTTACTTCGGGTCAGCACTTACTTCCTCTGTAAACAATAATCCATATACACGTATTCGTAACTGTAACTTTCTTATAGATACAATCAATTATATGGGAAGTAACCTCCCTGAAACATTTCGGCAAGAAGTCAGAGGCCAAGCCTTTTTCTTAAGGGCTCTCCAATATTTTGATCTTGTCCGTACATACGGAGGTGTACCGCTTGTGCTTCATTTAATAAGTCCATCAGCTACAAATACAAGCATCCGTTATCCCAGAGCGACTACTTCGGAATGCGTTACTCAAATTGTTAACGATTTAGATTCAGCAGCGAATTTGTTGCCTACATCCTGGTCTTCTTCTACAGATTATGGGCGTTTTACCAAAGGAGCGGCATTAGCTGAAATAAGCCGCGTGTTATTAACTTATGCCAGCCCTCTGTTTAACACAGACTGGGATAACACATCTGATTCCCGTTGGCAGGCTGCACTTGCTGCAGGGCTTGCTGCTGAAAAAGAATGTAGTGCTGATGGCTATGGCTTATATGGTAGTTCAGCAAAAGACTGGGCAAATATGTTTGTATCGAGTGCGGGTTACAAAAAAGAAGGCATCATTGTATTTCAATGTTCTTCATCCAGTACTCCAAGTGCAGAAATCAATAACCAGTGGGAAAACTCCATTCGCTTAAAGAGCCAGGGTGGCAGCGGTGGCATAGCTGTTCCAAAAGAAATGATTGATTTATTCCCTATGGCAAATGGAACCCGTCCTACAGTAGCCGACGGATATAACGATTCTTTGTTCTTCTTAAACCGGGATCCACGTTTCTATCGTACATTTGCTTTTAGTGGTTGTAAATGGGCAAACAAAGCAAACGCCAATTCGGTGGTATGGGCATATCGCTATGTTAACTCAAAAGGCGCGTATACATATCATGGCAACAACCAGCTAAAGAGTCCGTGTTTTGTCCGTAAAATGTCTGATCCTTCTGCCGATAGTACTGCATTCAGCTACTCAGGAACTCCTATTATGGAATATCGTTATGCAGAATTGATACTGAACATAGCTGAATGTTATGCAGCAACGGGAGATCTATCCGATTGTTTAACTTATCTGGAAAGAATTCGTGCACGGGTTGGTATACCTTCAGCAAACAATTATGGTTTAGGAACATTCACTGATAAGTATCAAGCCATAGCTGCATGTCTGTATGAACGTCAGGTAGAACTGGCATATGAAGGCAAACGGTTCTGGGATATCCAACGGTGGATGCTCTTCAATGATGATGCTTCAAGTGGCAATAATACCTGTGCCAAATTGGGATTAACCCCGCTTGATCAAACTACTCGTGTCGGCGATTACTGGCAGGCTAAAACCGTTAGCAATACTGATCCTGTAGCATCTGCAATAAATACTATTTCCATTGATCCGGATGCTTCGAACTTTACCCAGGAACTAAATTCTTTAGCAACATTATATAACACCTATTTTGTTCGTGTTGCTGCAAGTCCTGCCATGGATACATATAACAATCAAACCCTGACACAATTTGGCTGGCAACAAAACTATTATATCCAGGGATTGCCTACTACGGTTTTGACCAATAACCCATGGCTATTACAAACCAAAGGATGGTATGACGCTTATGGCTCTCAGGGAACATTTGATTATCAACAATAA
- a CDS encoding polysaccharide lyase has protein sequence MRKFVFLSLIALAFVSLQTAKAQYPQVPDSIRIKDAKMMQACYAHSDSAWQVALPIVKEQAMHGKPYIPWAHRPSDLPQASIPAFPGAMGGGEYSFGGRGGKVYTVTNLNDSGPGSFRWACEQGGARIIVFNVSGIIHLHTPVIIRAPYVTIAGQTAPGDGVIIAGESVWINTHDVVIRYMRFMRGITDVGRRDDALGGDPVGNIIVDHCSGEWGGDESISLYRHMYNPGDGTKAFKYPTVNLTIQNSLIAQTLDTWNHAFGSTLGGRNCTFMRNMWADCICRNPSIGEDGIFNFVNNVLYNWVSRSVDGGDYTALYNIINNYYKPGPCTPKNEPISYRILRPDAGRSKLGYKVFGRVYCNGNYVDGYPAVTKDNWDGGVQLETQPLKVRGDSAFLASLKEYRKNDFWSNLTTKEYYALVKWNKPFPMPKFPIMSAQEAYNYVLENVGATLPVRDITDQRIIEQVRTGKAYYDKSADSRTYFQFKHRRLPEDSYKEGIITDISQVGGYPKLSKDWKRYKDSDGDGIPDWWEIKYGLNPHNPADANGDINGDGYTNIEKYINGIDPTKKVDWTNPKNNRDVLAGKTKLWNHSN, from the coding sequence ATGAGAAAATTTGTTTTTTTAAGTTTAATCGCTCTTGCTTTTGTATCACTACAAACAGCTAAAGCACAGTACCCACAGGTACCTGACAGCATTCGCATAAAAGATGCAAAAATGATGCAGGCCTGTTACGCACACTCTGACTCGGCATGGCAAGTCGCACTTCCTATTGTAAAAGAGCAGGCCATGCATGGTAAACCGTACATACCATGGGCTCATCGTCCATCAGATTTACCTCAGGCCAGCATTCCTGCATTTCCGGGGGCTATGGGAGGAGGAGAATATTCATTTGGTGGCCGTGGCGGAAAAGTATATACTGTAACCAATCTGAATGACAGCGGACCCGGCTCTTTCCGCTGGGCTTGCGAACAAGGAGGCGCACGTATCATCGTATTTAACGTATCCGGGATTATTCATTTACATACACCTGTCATCATCAGAGCTCCTTACGTTACCATCGCAGGGCAAACTGCTCCGGGTGATGGTGTAATCATTGCAGGCGAATCCGTATGGATTAATACGCATGATGTTGTTATACGCTACATGCGTTTCATGCGCGGTATTACCGATGTGGGAAGACGTGACGATGCTCTTGGCGGAGACCCTGTAGGGAATATCATTGTTGACCATTGTTCAGGAGAATGGGGAGGTGATGAAAGCATCTCTTTGTACCGGCACATGTACAATCCAGGGGATGGAACAAAAGCTTTCAAATATCCTACCGTCAATCTCACCATTCAAAATTCCCTTATTGCACAAACTTTAGACACCTGGAACCATGCTTTTGGGAGTACTTTAGGAGGTAGAAACTGTACCTTTATGCGCAATATGTGGGCTGATTGTATTTGTAGAAATCCATCGATTGGTGAAGATGGCATTTTCAATTTTGTCAACAATGTTCTATACAACTGGGTATCCCGGTCAGTAGACGGTGGTGACTATACGGCATTGTATAATATCATCAACAACTATTACAAACCAGGTCCATGCACACCGAAAAACGAACCTATCAGCTACCGTATTCTGAGACCAGACGCAGGTCGCTCAAAATTAGGATATAAGGTATTTGGACGCGTTTATTGCAACGGTAATTATGTGGATGGCTATCCGGCAGTCACCAAAGATAACTGGGATGGTGGTGTTCAGTTGGAAACCCAACCTTTGAAAGTAAGAGGCGACTCTGCATTCTTAGCATCATTGAAAGAGTATCGTAAGAATGACTTCTGGTCAAATCTAACCACAAAAGAATATTATGCATTGGTAAAATGGAACAAACCGTTCCCAATGCCGAAATTCCCTATTATGAGTGCACAAGAAGCATACAACTATGTTCTTGAAAATGTAGGTGCAACATTGCCTGTACGGGATATTACCGATCAAAGGATTATAGAACAAGTGCGTACAGGAAAAGCATATTACGATAAAAGCGCAGACAGCCGCACTTACTTCCAATTCAAGCACCGCAGATTGCCCGAAGATTCATATAAAGAAGGTATCATTACCGACATAAGCCAAGTTGGAGGTTATCCAAAACTGAGCAAAGACTGGAAACGGTACAAAGACAGCGATGGTGATGGTATTCCAGACTGGTGGGAAATCAAATATGGCTTGAATCCTCATAATCCTGCAGATGCTAATGGAGACATCAACGGGGACGGATATACCAACATTGAAAAATATATCAATGGAATCGATCCAACGAAAAAAGTTGACTGGACAAATCCCAAAAATAACCGCGATGTTTTAGCCGGTAAAACAAAATTATGGAATCATTCCAACTAA
- a CDS encoding DUF3826 domain-containing protein, with product MTKTFRIAIVLLLFAAGMSAQSNDAAYIKTLTLRSTKIVKKLNISDTAVFNRVVNILVNEYASVGKIFDDNNAAMKAAKATAGNNKASLQALDKTIEGDTNTQLYNLYCAFTGALSGDLTPQQIEEVKNAMTYNVLKVTYGAYLAMIPTLKPNEKRQIYSWLVEAREHAIEAPSSGKKHAWFNKYKGRINNYLSKQGYNMQQERVAWAKRIKEAQAKK from the coding sequence ATGACAAAAACATTCCGAATTGCAATCGTATTATTGTTATTTGCGGCAGGCATGTCCGCACAATCAAATGATGCTGCCTACATTAAGACATTAACGCTCAGATCCACTAAAATTGTAAAGAAATTAAACATATCAGACACTGCTGTCTTTAACCGGGTGGTCAATATTCTGGTTAATGAATACGCCAGTGTTGGAAAAATTTTTGACGATAATAATGCTGCAATGAAAGCCGCCAAGGCAACTGCAGGAAACAATAAAGCATCACTTCAGGCTTTAGACAAAACAATTGAAGGCGATACTAACACACAATTATATAATTTATATTGTGCCTTTACCGGTGCTCTTTCGGGAGATTTAACACCACAACAAATCGAAGAAGTAAAAAATGCAATGACATATAATGTGCTCAAAGTTACTTATGGAGCATACTTGGCTATGATTCCTACACTGAAACCAAATGAAAAACGACAAATTTATTCCTGGTTGGTAGAAGCAAGAGAGCATGCAATAGAAGCCCCATCCTCTGGAAAAAAACATGCATGGTTTAATAAATATAAAGGTCGGATAAACAATTATCTTTCCAAACAAGGATACAATATGCAGCAGGAAAGAGTTGCCTGGGCAAAAAGAATAAAAGAAGCTCAGGCTAAAAAGTAA